The following are from one region of the Halorussus rarus genome:
- a CDS encoding ABC transporter ATP-binding protein has protein sequence MVDDETGVRAAGESADQRRDDAIRLDGVTVEFDAVRALADVDLRVGEGEFVTVIGPSGCGKTTLLRTVGGLQEPTAGDVRVAGRPPDAARREGEFGFVFQRHALLPWKSALENVTFLRRMAGKSADRDRAMDLLETVGLSGFADARPAELSGGMRQRVAIARALHLGASVLLMDEPFGELDELTREEMGVEVRRVWREERKTVLFVTHSVPEAVFLADRCVVMSDQPGEVAGVFDVELPRPRDESVYGTAAFQEQVARVRTALHEGYELR, from the coding sequence ATGGTAGACGACGAGACCGGCGTGCGCGCGGCGGGCGAGTCGGCCGACCAGCGACGCGACGACGCCATTCGGCTCGACGGCGTGACGGTCGAGTTCGACGCCGTGCGCGCCCTCGCGGACGTCGACCTCCGGGTGGGTGAGGGGGAGTTCGTCACGGTCATCGGCCCGTCGGGCTGCGGCAAGACCACGCTGCTCCGGACGGTCGGCGGCCTCCAGGAACCGACCGCGGGCGACGTCCGGGTCGCCGGCCGGCCGCCCGACGCCGCTCGCCGGGAGGGCGAGTTCGGCTTCGTCTTCCAGCGCCACGCGCTGCTGCCCTGGAAGTCGGCGCTCGAGAACGTGACCTTCCTCCGGCGGATGGCCGGCAAGTCGGCCGACCGCGACCGGGCCATGGACCTGCTAGAGACGGTCGGCCTTTCGGGATTTGCCGACGCCCGGCCCGCCGAGCTCTCGGGCGGGATGCGTCAGCGGGTCGCCATCGCCCGGGCGCTCCACCTCGGCGCCTCGGTGCTGCTGATGGACGAGCCGTTCGGCGAGCTCGACGAGCTCACCCGCGAGGAGATGGGCGTCGAGGTCCGGCGGGTGTGGCGCGAGGAGCGCAAGACGGTGCTGTTCGTCACCCACAGCGTGCCCGAGGCGGTGTTCCTCGCCGACCGGTGCGTGGTGATGAGCGACCAGCCCGGCGAGGTCGCCGGCGTGTTCGACGTCGAACTCCCCCGACCGCGCGACGAGTCGGTGTACGGCACCGCGGCGTTCCAGGAGCAAGTCGCGCGGGTCCGGACCGCGCTCCACGAGGGGTACGAGCTGCGATGA
- a CDS encoding DJ-1/PfpI family protein, with product MPSALFVVSEEGYWGEECVEPLQTLDDEGFDVTVATPSGSPPVIDPTSTDPDAPFVDEETAERVTEVHENDERLNDPVAVATQDAADYDVAVFPGGHGTEWDVNQDTHARQLLRETLSGDDGKAMVVCHAVALLAFARDEDGEPIAADRNVTGFPNEWDEDIVDDNDVLPDGRKMPYWVEDEVRAAGANWDAEVDSDASVTVDGDLVTARGPESSREGARTLLDELGVETSA from the coding sequence GTGCCTTCTGCACTGTTTGTCGTGAGCGAAGAGGGGTACTGGGGAGAGGAGTGCGTCGAGCCGCTGCAGACGCTCGACGACGAGGGGTTCGACGTCACGGTCGCCACGCCGAGCGGGTCGCCGCCGGTCATCGACCCGACCTCGACCGACCCGGACGCGCCGTTCGTCGACGAGGAGACCGCCGAGCGAGTCACGGAGGTCCACGAGAACGACGAGCGACTGAACGACCCGGTGGCGGTCGCGACGCAGGACGCCGCCGACTACGACGTCGCGGTGTTCCCCGGCGGCCACGGCACCGAGTGGGACGTCAATCAGGATACACACGCCCGTCAGCTTCTGCGCGAAACCCTCTCGGGAGACGACGGCAAGGCGATGGTCGTCTGTCACGCCGTCGCCCTGCTGGCCTTCGCCCGGGACGAGGACGGCGAACCCATCGCAGCCGACCGGAACGTGACCGGGTTCCCGAACGAGTGGGACGAGGACATCGTCGACGACAACGACGTGCTGCCCGACGGCCGCAAGATGCCCTACTGGGTCGAAGACGAGGTCAGGGCCGCGGGCGCCAACTGGGACGCCGAGGTCGACTCGGACGCGAGCGTCACCGTCGACGGCGACCTCGTGACCGCCCGTGGTCCGGAGTCCTCCCGCGAAGGCGCGAGGACGCTCCTCGACGAACTCGGTGTCGAGACGTCGGCCTGA
- a CDS encoding YqjF family protein encodes MLSLAMGWRDVLFANWSVDPATVEPRIPDALEVDTHDGRAYLSVVPFVNVDLRPRLLPRGLGFRLPELNLRTYVRPDPSRFDDRTPGVYFFNLDADGLPGVGPAAVLGARLLHALPYYWADIDCTDSGDAVRFESRRRHPGARPVHFSATYGPTGGPFRSESGSLAEFLTERYRFYTEAQSGAIRYADVDHPRWPLAEAEMDVRENTLFRADGFARPEGDPVCYYSPGVDVTTSPSRRLDPGR; translated from the coding sequence ATGCTCTCGCTCGCGATGGGCTGGCGCGACGTCCTGTTCGCCAACTGGTCGGTCGACCCGGCGACCGTCGAACCTCGAATTCCCGACGCGCTCGAGGTCGACACCCACGACGGCCGGGCGTACCTCTCGGTCGTGCCGTTCGTCAACGTCGACCTCCGACCCCGCTTGCTGCCCCGGGGGCTCGGCTTCCGGCTCCCGGAGCTCAACCTCCGGACGTACGTCCGGCCCGACCCGTCGCGGTTCGACGACCGGACGCCCGGGGTCTACTTCTTCAACCTCGACGCCGACGGTCTGCCCGGCGTCGGCCCGGCCGCGGTCCTCGGAGCCCGGCTGCTCCACGCCCTGCCGTACTACTGGGCCGACATCGACTGCACCGACTCCGGCGACGCCGTCCGGTTCGAGAGTCGCCGGCGCCATCCCGGCGCGCGGCCGGTCCACTTCTCGGCGACCTACGGGCCGACCGGCGGGCCGTTCCGGTCCGAGTCCGGGTCGCTCGCGGAGTTCCTGACCGAGCGCTACCGGTTCTACACCGAGGCCCAGTCGGGCGCGATCCGGTACGCCGACGTCGACCACCCGCGCTGGCCGCTGGCCGAGGCGGAGATGGACGTCCGGGAGAACACGCTGTTCCGTGCCGACGGGTTCGCCCGTCCCGAGGGCGACCCGGTCTGCTACTACAGCCCGGGGGTCGACGTGACGACGTCGCCGAGTCGGCGGCTCGACCCGGGACGCTGA
- a CDS encoding polymer-forming cytoskeletal protein gives MTDPVELLPLLVVVVLLLSLSGERVEQMEVVFEGDREITEIDDVLVVGGGTVTVPANENVSGPVYVVGGDLRIRGRLDGDVDQLAGNVTVVGTGAVAGELRTIAGNASVAPGATVGTRTTVPIVQQEPSPAREYGFLALRALVLALAAGLLARREPALLRNVGDSVVHHPVVSGVVGAFTGATALALFVFMAFTLVLIPVSLFGLAVGLLTVAYAYVAYGYLVGRALPGDRPDLAAAAGAALVVVAVDLLGRVPLVGTAVQFVLVATGLGAVLVTYYGFREFEPALADFPE, from the coding sequence ATGACCGACCCCGTCGAACTGCTGCCGCTGCTCGTGGTCGTGGTCCTGCTGCTGTCGCTGAGCGGCGAGCGCGTCGAGCAGATGGAGGTCGTCTTCGAGGGCGACCGCGAGATCACGGAGATCGACGACGTGCTGGTGGTCGGCGGCGGAACGGTGACCGTTCCCGCGAACGAGAACGTCTCGGGCCCCGTCTACGTCGTCGGCGGCGACCTCCGGATCCGGGGGCGACTCGACGGCGACGTCGACCAGCTCGCCGGGAACGTCACGGTCGTGGGGACCGGCGCGGTCGCCGGGGAGCTCCGGACCATCGCGGGCAACGCCTCGGTCGCACCGGGCGCGACGGTCGGAACGCGGACGACGGTTCCGATAGTGCAACAGGAGCCCTCGCCCGCCCGGGAGTACGGCTTCCTCGCACTGCGGGCGCTCGTCCTCGCGCTCGCGGCCGGCCTCCTCGCCCGTCGGGAGCCCGCGCTGCTCCGGAACGTCGGCGACTCGGTCGTCCACCACCCGGTCGTCAGCGGCGTGGTGGGGGCGTTCACCGGGGCGACCGCGCTGGCGCTGTTCGTCTTCATGGCGTTCACGCTCGTCCTCATCCCGGTCAGCCTCTTCGGTCTCGCGGTCGGTCTGCTCACCGTCGCCTACGCCTACGTCGCCTACGGTTACCTGGTCGGCCGGGCGCTCCCCGGCGACCGCCCGGACCTCGCCGCGGCCGCCGGCGCCGCGCTCGTCGTCGTCGCCGTCGACCTGCTCGGCCGGGTTCCGCTGGTCGGCACCGCCGTCCAGTTCGTCCTCGTCGCGACGGGACTGGGCGCGGTGCTCGTCACGTACTACGGGTTCCGAGAGTTTGAGCCCGCGCTCGCGGACTTCCCGGAGTGA
- a CDS encoding MFS transporter, with amino-acid sequence MRLFGFLRERRWTPAVGYGLFVALLAAGYYYNVTFVQLGLLDLGTRLVGMTETQVSVWMAALALLTFGVAVATGVTMDRRGWSADLLVKLRLLFGVVALQTVLTAGAPAIRTVPAFGAWIVAASVALGVGIPASFGLTVDLVPVEDRGYVAAATTALAYFAANVYPLDWSIESFAAIMVAAMVPGALALGVLASGRVGPANRLLAGLADQHEEWGVGRFCRPRPVRTRSVAFWGPVALMFGVFFVDSLGFLRIVETPALVRGAWRSPDFADHLFLGVVHVLGALVAGVLYANFDRNWLFAWVFGLFSLTHLFYTTDVRVAAWFPGLASGGASPLNSAVYAVAVSFYTTLNFALWPDLSTPDTVGAHTALGVGLAGWVATFLSTAVALYFEAAEVTLLSHLNLVNALALLLFAGLVAAVYLRRLVAAAREASAG; translated from the coding sequence ATGCGACTCTTCGGATTCCTCCGGGAGCGCCGGTGGACGCCGGCGGTCGGGTACGGCCTGTTCGTCGCGCTGCTCGCGGCCGGCTACTACTACAACGTCACGTTCGTCCAGTTGGGCCTGCTCGACCTCGGGACCCGGCTGGTCGGGATGACCGAGACCCAGGTCTCGGTGTGGATGGCGGCGCTCGCGCTGCTGACGTTCGGCGTCGCGGTCGCGACCGGGGTGACGATGGACCGCCGTGGCTGGAGCGCGGACCTGCTCGTCAAGCTCCGGCTGCTGTTCGGCGTGGTCGCGCTCCAGACGGTCCTGACCGCGGGCGCCCCCGCCATCAGGACCGTCCCGGCGTTCGGCGCGTGGATCGTCGCGGCGTCGGTCGCGCTCGGCGTCGGGATTCCGGCCTCGTTCGGTCTCACCGTCGACCTCGTGCCGGTCGAGGACCGGGGCTACGTCGCGGCCGCGACCACCGCCCTCGCCTACTTCGCGGCGAACGTCTACCCGCTCGACTGGAGCATCGAATCGTTCGCCGCGATCATGGTCGCGGCGATGGTCCCCGGCGCGCTCGCGCTCGGGGTCCTCGCGTCGGGCCGCGTCGGGCCGGCGAACCGGCTGCTCGCGGGGCTCGCCGACCAGCACGAGGAGTGGGGCGTCGGCCGGTTCTGTCGCCCCCGCCCGGTCCGGACCCGGAGCGTCGCCTTCTGGGGGCCGGTCGCGCTGATGTTCGGCGTCTTCTTCGTCGACAGCCTGGGCTTCCTCCGCATCGTCGAGACGCCGGCGCTGGTCCGGGGCGCGTGGCGGTCGCCCGACTTCGCCGACCACCTCTTCCTGGGCGTCGTCCACGTGCTGGGCGCGCTCGTGGCCGGCGTCCTCTACGCGAACTTCGACCGGAACTGGCTGTTCGCGTGGGTGTTCGGCCTGTTCTCGCTGACCCACCTGTTCTACACGACCGACGTTCGCGTGGCGGCGTGGTTCCCCGGCCTCGCGTCGGGCGGAGCCTCCCCGCTCAACTCGGCGGTGTACGCGGTCGCGGTCAGCTTCTACACCACGCTCAACTTCGCGCTCTGGCCCGACCTCTCGACGCCGGACACGGTGGGAGCTCACACCGCGCTCGGGGTGGGGCTCGCGGGCTGGGTCGCGACGTTCCTCAGCACCGCGGTCGCGCTCTACTTCGAGGCGGCCGAGGTGACGCTGCTGTCCCACCTCAACCTCGTGAACGCGCTGGCGCTCCTGCTGTTCGCGGGGCTGGTCGCGGCGGTGTACCTCCGGCGCCTCGTCGCGGCCGCCCGGGAGGCGAGCGCCGGATGA